One segment of Patulibacter sp. SYSU D01012 DNA contains the following:
- a CDS encoding alpha/beta fold hydrolase, with protein MVADAPTVPTRRRVRSADGTTLAVREHGDPARPTVLLVHGYPDTSALWERVIARLEGDLHVVAYDVRGAGESDRPGGLAPYALRHLAEDVRAVADAVSPDRPVHLVGHDWGALQGWEAAARPGVRERLASFTAIAGPSLDLVGQRPRPGRRPRPAQTLKQAAKSWYIAAFHVPFLAPLAWRLWVGDHWPAVFARTEGERPPAGHPAPTVTQDGIAGIRLYRRNVLERFLRPRYDRVEVPLVQVGITLRDVALSPHLYADLPGRMPELWLRRADATHWLPLLHPDLAARWIREAVATAEGDAPPPADAEVHREAVAGR; from the coding sequence ATGGTCGCCGACGCCCCCACGGTCCCCACCCGTCGCCGCGTGCGCAGCGCGGACGGGACGACGCTCGCCGTGCGGGAGCACGGCGACCCCGCGCGCCCGACCGTGCTGCTCGTCCACGGCTACCCGGACACCTCGGCACTGTGGGAGCGGGTGATCGCCCGGCTGGAGGGCGACCTGCACGTCGTCGCCTACGACGTCCGCGGCGCGGGAGAGAGCGACCGGCCGGGCGGCCTGGCGCCCTACGCGCTGCGGCACCTGGCGGAGGACGTCCGCGCGGTCGCCGACGCCGTGTCGCCCGACCGTCCCGTCCACCTCGTCGGCCACGACTGGGGGGCCCTGCAGGGGTGGGAGGCCGCGGCGCGCCCCGGGGTCCGCGAGCGCCTGGCGTCGTTCACCGCCATCGCCGGTCCCAGCCTGGACCTCGTCGGGCAGCGGCCCCGACCGGGTCGTCGTCCGCGTCCGGCGCAGACGCTGAAGCAGGCGGCGAAGTCCTGGTACATCGCCGCCTTCCACGTGCCCTTCCTGGCGCCGCTCGCGTGGCGGCTGTGGGTGGGCGATCACTGGCCCGCCGTGTTCGCGCGGACGGAGGGGGAGCGGCCGCCCGCCGGCCATCCGGCGCCGACGGTGACGCAGGACGGCATCGCCGGGATCCGCCTCTACCGGCGCAACGTCCTGGAGCGTTTCCTGCGGCCCCGCTACGACCGGGTGGAGGTGCCGCTCGTGCAGGTCGGCATCACGCTGCGCGACGTCGCGCTCTCGCCCCACCTGTACGCCGACCTGCCGGGCCGGATGCCCGAGCTGTGGCTGCGGCGCGCGGACGCGACGCACTGGTTGCCGCTCCTGCACCCCGACCTGGCGGCCCGCTGGATCCGCGAGGCGGTGGCCACGGCGGAGGGCGACGCGCCGCCGCCCGCGGACGCCGAGGTGCACCGCGAGGCCGTCGCGGGCCGTTGA